In Planktothrix sp. FACHB-1365, the genomic stretch TTCAACTGTTGAAGGGTTTGTTGTGCAGTTTTTTGTTCATCCCAAAAGTCGGGTTGTGCTGCAATTTGCTCTAAATCTTGAATTTTGGCTTGAAGTGCAGGCAGGTCAAAGATAGTCCTGGGTTTTACCCAGGTGCTCAGATAACAGTTCGATTTCCCGTTTAATTTCTAAAACATCCATTGCGATCGCTAACCGTTTTTCTATGAGTACACTGGCAGGATGCCAATGCTACAAGGTACACTTTTAATTTTAGCGGGAATGATTGCAAATTTGAGTGATCTATTGTTAGTTTTCCCCAGTCGGTCAACCGTCAACCGTCAACCGCCAACCGTCAACACCTAAATTATGTCGCGTCAAATTTTCACTGGGAATCGTCCTTTGCGTCAAATGCGCCCCCTTGATCGTTGGGTTGATTTATTATGGTTTTTGGGTTTATTAATAGCAGCACTAACCCTCTATGGGTTACATTTAGGGGGAGTCCCTTTGCGAGATTGGGATGAAGGATTAGTCGCTCAAGTCGCCCGTGAAATTCCAAGAGGACAACAAAATTGGTTGTATCCAACGCTGCATGGAGCGCCCTATTTTAATAAACCTCCGTTAGTGCATTGGTTAATCGCTTTTGCCTATCAAATTGGGGGTGTAAATGAAGGGATGGCGCGATTTCCTTCTGCATTATTAACGGCGATTTCTGTTCCTTTATTATATAGCATTGGTTTAGAATTATTTCGCCATCGCACCTCGGCAATTTTTTCGGCTTTAGTTTATCTAACGTTATTACCTGTTATCCGTCAAGGACGGTTAGCGATGTTAGATGGAACGATTCTATTTTTATGGTTAATTTTGGTATGGTGTGTGTTACGTTCCCGACGGGATTTACGCTTTGCATTAGGGTCAGGATTAGCCTTTGGATTATTATGTTTAACGAAGGGTATTTTTTTAGGATTATTATTCGGATCAATTGCCTTTTTCTTCCTGTTATGGGATACTCCTCGCCTGTTAACAGCGCCTTATCTGTGGATGGGTTTAGGATTAGGGTTTTTTCCTGTTTCTCTTTGGTATGGCGCGCAATGGCTTCATTATGGACAAGGCTTTATTCAGGGAAATTTATTCAATCAATCCCTACAACGAGTTTGGCAACCTGTTGAAAACCATTCCGGGCCGATTTGGTATTATCTATTAGAACTGATAAAATATGGCTGGCCTTGGCTATTATTTTGGCCCCAAGGATTACGGTTAGCTTGGCAAAATCGGAATTTAAGTTGGGCTAAATTAATCTTAGTTTGGACAGGAATTTATTTTGGTGCAATTTCGGTGATGACGACAAAATTACCTTGGTATGTTTTACCGATTTATCCGGCTTTAGCTTTAGCCGTTGGGCGATATTTGGCAGAAGTTTGGCGGGAAGGAGATCGAGATATTGGACTATGGAAATTAGGAAAAGTTGAACGCGGAAAGCATGACCATTTTGTAAAACCGACACCGGATCAACTCTTACCGATTTTTATTTTATTAGCGGTCATTGCTGGACTCGGCTATTGTTATTTTGGAGGAATGTTTTCTTTTATTAGCTCTAACTTTATCCCTCAAAAAGATTTACAATTTACTTTTGGCTCATTGATGTTAACATTGTCTTTTGTATCGGTTTTAATTTACCAAAAAGACAGACAGTTTTTAATTGTTTTGTTCTGGGGAATGTATTTATCTCTGCTGCTATTTTTTACGTCAAATTATTGGGTTTGGGAAGTGAATGAAGATTTTCCCGTTAAACCAGTAGCCGTTATTATTCGAGAAGGAACTCCCCTCGGACAAGAAATTTATCTGGATCATCCTTTTGGACGACCCTCGTTAAATTTTTATAGCGATCGCCATATTCATGCCGTTGATCATACCACCCTTAAAACGAAATGGCAAACCCTGGATCAACCTTACTTTTTAGTCAAAGCAAATAACCTGAATAAATTACAGTTAAACCCGGTTGAAAAAATTTCTCAAACATCAGATTGGATATTAATCACGAAGAAACGTTAGCAGAAAGAGAACATCATTAAATCAAAGGCTTGTCCGCACTGCTTCGGGTCATCTTATAGTGGTGTGGATTGTTTAAACACTATTTTTAATGAATCAGTTCAGAAAATTTTAAACAATGGACAATCGACAATAGGTTCTTTATTGAGAATTTTTTCTAGGAGTAAAAAGGCAATTTTATCCCGTTTTCATCAAAAGAAAATTAAGCGATTTTATCTCAAATACTTTCCTCAAGTAAAAAATTATATTAAAGATTAAATTTTTACAAAAAGATGGGAAGTTCAGAAAAATCTCTCTACAATAGTAATTTATAAAATCTGAGTCTATTAGCCAAATTATATGAAATCCTTAAATGTATGCTACACATCTCCCCCCTTTTTAAGGGGGGTTGGGGGGATCATCTGTAGCGTTCATAAGGGAATTTCATATTAAATCAGTTGTCATCAATAATAAGGTTTGGGTCGAAACCCTAAAGGAAGGGGCTATTCATGAATAGTCACTAGGACAATTTATTGAGAGGCGCTACAGACTCTGTTTTTGATTAACCAGTAAAAGGATTGTAAGTCATGGATAATCAATACGTCCTCAGTTTTGATGGTAAGGATGATTATGTCTCCATACCTACTATGAATGTTGATTACTCTCAAGGTTTCACTGTAGAAGCCTGGGTGTTGTATCACAGTTTTGAAAATAGCGAACGAGTGATCGATTTTGGGAATGGTCAAGACAGCAATAATATTGTTTTTCATACCAAAGGGACAGCAAGAAAGCTGTATTTAGTGGTCGCTCACAATAGCGTTCAACAAGGCATTGAGTCAGAGGAGGTACTAGAGACAGAGGTAGAGGTTTGGATACACGTAGCAGCCACCATTGATAAATCCGGCAATGCTACCCTGTATAAAAATGGTCAAGTTGTGAAAACTGGCCGGGTTAATCTCCCCCTGAATGTGAATCGCAGTCTCAACTATATTGCTAAGAGTAATTGGGGATCATCTTTTTTTCATGGCTGCATGACTGAGCTTCGAGTCTGGAATATTGCTCGTTCTGCTGCTGAGATTCAAGCTAGTAAGAATAGTCGGTTAAATGGAGATGAAAAGGGGTTAGTCCAATATTGGCCGTTGAATGAAATCAGTGGAGACACTGTTGTGAATCTCACCAGCAATGGTCATGATGGCACGGTTCACGGTGCTACCCTTGTAGAAGCAAAACCTCAACTTCAGTTGCAACCCGCCACCCCAAAACCGATAGAGAATCTGGAATCTGTCCTCAAGTTTGATGGCCCGGATGATTATGTCTCTATACCCACAATGAATGTTGATTACTCTCAGGGTTTCACAGTAGAAGCTTGGGTCTTGTATCACAGTTTCCAGCCTAACGCACGAGTGATCGATTTTGGGATTGGTCACACCAACAATAATATTGTCTTTCATAACAGACCGACACCAAAAACTCTGTCATTAGTAGTCATCACTAACAATAATGCTGAATATGCCCTTAATTCAGAGGAGATACTAGAAACAGGGGTTTGGATACACGTAGCAGCTACGATTGATAAATCCGGCAATGCTACCCTGTATAAAAATGGTCAAGTTGTGAAAACTGGCCGGGTTAATCTCCCCCTGAATGTGAATCGCACCACCAACTATATTGCTAAGAGTAATTGGGGAGAATCTTATTTTCATGGCTGCATGACTGAGGTTCGAGTCTGGAATATCGCTCGTTCGGCTGCTGAGATTCAAGCTTATCAGAATAGTCGGTTAAATGGAGATGAAAAGGGGTTAGCCCAATATTGGCCTTTAAATGAAATCAGTGGAGACACTGTTGTGAATCTCACCAGCAATGGTCATGATGGCACGGTTCACGGTGCTACCCTTGTAGAAGCAAAACCTCAACTTCAGTTGCAACCCGCCACCCCAAAACCGATAGAGAATCTGGAATCTGTCCTCAAGTTTGATGGCCCGGATGATTATGTCTCTATACCCACAATGAATGTTGATTACTCTCAGGGTTTCACAGTAGAAGCTTGGGTCTTGTATCACAGTTTCCAGCCTAACGCACGAGTGATCGATTTTGGGATTGGTCACACCAACAATAATATTGTCTTTCATAACAGACCGACACCAAAAACTCTGTCATTAGTAGTCATCACTAACAATAATGCTGAATATGCCCTTAATTCAGAGGAGATACTAGAAACAGGGGTTTGGATACACGTAGCAGCTACGATTGATAAATCCGGCAATGCTACCCTGTATAA encodes the following:
- a CDS encoding glycosyltransferase family 39 protein, with product MSRQIFTGNRPLRQMRPLDRWVDLLWFLGLLIAALTLYGLHLGGVPLRDWDEGLVAQVAREIPRGQQNWLYPTLHGAPYFNKPPLVHWLIAFAYQIGGVNEGMARFPSALLTAISVPLLYSIGLELFRHRTSAIFSALVYLTLLPVIRQGRLAMLDGTILFLWLILVWCVLRSRRDLRFALGSGLAFGLLCLTKGIFLGLLFGSIAFFFLLWDTPRLLTAPYLWMGLGLGFFPVSLWYGAQWLHYGQGFIQGNLFNQSLQRVWQPVENHSGPIWYYLLELIKYGWPWLLFWPQGLRLAWQNRNLSWAKLILVWTGIYFGAISVMTTKLPWYVLPIYPALALAVGRYLAEVWREGDRDIGLWKLGKVERGKHDHFVKPTPDQLLPIFILLAVIAGLGYCYFGGMFSFISSNFIPQKDLQFTFGSLMLTLSFVSVLIYQKDRQFLIVLFWGMYLSLLLFFTSNYWVWEVNEDFPVKPVAVIIREGTPLGQEIYLDHPFGRPSLNFYSDRHIHAVDHTTLKTKWQTLDQPYFLVKANNLNKLQLNPVEKISQTSDWILITKKR
- a CDS encoding LamG-like jellyroll fold domain-containing protein, encoding MDNQYVLSFDGKDDYVSIPTMNVDYSQGFTVEAWVLYHSFENSERVIDFGNGQDSNNIVFHTKGTARKLYLVVAHNSVQQGIESEEVLETEVEVWIHVAATIDKSGNATLYKNGQVVKTGRVNLPLNVNRSLNYIAKSNWGSSFFHGCMTELRVWNIARSAAEIQASKNSRLNGDEKGLVQYWPLNEISGDTVVNLTSNGHDGTVHGATLVEAKPQLQLQPATPKPIENLESVLKFDGPDDYVSIPTMNVDYSQGFTVEAWVLYHSFQPNARVIDFGIGHTNNNIVFHNRPTPKTLSLVVITNNNAEYALNSEEILETGVWIHVAATIDKSGNATLYKNGQVVKTGRVNLPLNVNRTTNYIAKSNWGESYFHGCMTEVRVWNIARSAAEIQAYQNSRLNGDEKGLAQYWPLNEISGDTVVNLTSNGHDGTVHGATLVEAKPQLQLQPATPKPIENLESVLKFDGPDDYVSIPTMNVDYSQGFTVEAWVLYHSFQPNARVIDFGIGHTNNNIVFHNRPTPKTLSLVVITNNNAEYALNSEEILETGVWIHVAATIDKSGNATLYKNGQVVKTGRVNLPLNVNRTTNYIAKSNWGESYFHGCMTEVRVWNIARSAAEIQAYQNSRLNGDEKGLAQYWPLNEISGDTVVNLSSNSHHGTVHGATLVSAKPQLQLTRKTFLIKSKLNGLAVVGTPHSQVTTGAVDSQNPLQRWTITADGVIKNEAGFVLDYQGDTPPYYVVIAKRIQGTQGSPSQQWRIENGVIKNKHKADLVVDIAGSNPEPNTKILAAPAMDGLNQKWEIVSV